The Nicotiana tabacum cultivar K326 chromosome 1, ASM71507v2, whole genome shotgun sequence genome segment ATAGAACAGAGTAGTTTTAGATGATTTATATAGTCGAATAGTGTCTTTCTTTTGAGGTGAATTCTGTTCATGCTTTAGCCTTTTCTTTCAAGTCATTGAGCAGTGGTGATTTAGACTAGCATGACATCCAATTTTacctttattttttgttttattatctaCAGGTTTGGAGGTtttaccacatatgaatggcGTGGAGGGTGGCAGGGAAAAAGGTGCGTTTTAGGCCTCTTCTTTTGGGCTCAATTGAATATCACTTCATATCTGATCACTGAACTTTCGAATAGTCTATTAGCTTTCATGCTTGAACTTCATGGACATCGACTTCTGGAACATTTCCATTAGCATAAATGGGAAGGTTGTATGTTTAGGTGCTTAACAGCTTAATCCTCGTAAGTTTTATTAGCTTGCCTTTGAGAACTGTCTGGTGCAAACTTTTGTTTTTGCTCGTATGAGAACTTTTATCTATAGTTTTTGGATACCAGTCTTATATAAAATTAGAGAGTATAGTTTCTCgaagaaagatgtgaactgcATTGACCAAATGAATTCCCTAAAAGATATGCGCTTCATTGGCCAAATAGACTTGGTTAATTACTTTTATTGAAACCCTACCACTCCTTATTATCTGATTTGAATCCTTCAAAACCTCTCGTGGCTGCCAATACATGAATCTATCCACCCCTGCCCACATATTATGTCTTCTACTATTCCATTATTGAGACTCCCTCTTTATATTGCGAAGTTAGTATAATTTTGAGGTAGTCTTTTTATATGGAATGTTTCTGCAGGGTACCTTAATTAGTCTTACAAAGGAACTGGCAGTAAGATCCAGGCATGCTCCAGCATCAGTTTCCAAAACCGACCTTGAAAAGGCGCAGAGAAAAATTCCACTTTTGTTTGGACAACTACAAGGTCTGTGCATTTGTATTTCTTCAAGTACAAAGCCTGCATTTATTTCATTTGTTTATATTAACTTTATGCTTAACTCATAATCATTGAATGAAAAAACGTGTAACATACTAACATGCATATAATATGTAAATGTAAATACCTGGTCGTTCCTTTTTATAGTTAATTTGGTGATTTTCTAACTCAGATAGGTTGTTTGACTTGTAAAAgttctgtttttttttccttttcccgtGCTTCTTGAAAATCAGTAGTTGTTTTAGTTTTACTATGACCACTTATTCGTGCTACATCTGGGTGAAATGCATCCGAGTTTCTAAAGAAACTTTGTCGGCCACCTTTTCGCAGAGCTGTAATTAAAGACTGAGAACATAGCTTTCGATGATCGTAGACATGTATTATATCTTTTTCCCTTATACTGCAGGATGCTTCCCGAATGCAGCTCAATGGAAGTCAAACTACGGCAGCCTCCTAATGTGCAGATCTTCAATAAGGTAAAGTCACAACTTTACTTTAACTTTCCAAGGGATTTTTCTGGTTAGTTAAATTTGTAAAAGCAAGCGACATCATTCTGAGAATTTGTTGTCCTCTAAGAAATATGATGATAGGCAATTAAATTCACAAAATAAAAATCTTGAATCTTGTCGTAAATTGGGTAATGACTAATGATAAGCTAGGTTACACTCAACTGGTTTACAATGCAAAAAAAATCTCTTTCCAATAAACAATCTGGAAGATCCTATCTTTATGTTGTATTTGTTATAAATTGAGTAAAATATGTCTCCTTTGCAGAAGCGGATCGTCTGCAGCAACCCGACTTGGATTACTGGTCGTCGTTTGTTTCCCATAAGAAACGTTAGGAAACCCGTTTTCTCTACATCCGTAATGGTGTATTTATTGGTTTTAAGTAGGGTTTAGGAGGAGGACTAATTAATGGGCTTATGAGTCATCTAGCATCCTTTATGGGCGGACCCAACCCAATAATAGAGAAAGTAGCTAGAAGTGCACTCGTCCAAAGAGCTTTACCATCGCAGTTTCTGCCAAAATGAGGATACAACACTCTCCACAGACTAAAGAACTCGAATCCCTAAGCAGTTCAAAACTGGATCAGAAATAACATTTTTGATTCTCATAATTAACATGTTGCCTGTTGGTATCTAAAAAGTGCTTTCCAGACATCAAAGGTCTCCAATTTTTCTTGTTGAAGAAATTCCCTTATAAGAGATTGATTTTTCAACCATTTCACTACAATTGCTGGTCTCTTGAACTCTTTTCTTTACTTTGTGGTTGAGGAGGGCAGGATTATGCTATATGAAAGATAGTTGGAGTGAAAGACACCATAATCTCTTCTGTAGGAGGGGATGAAGAAAGGAGAGAGGAATGTTTGAATGAGTTGAAGTGGGGCATGTATAAAACATCCATAGAAAATTCATTAAGGGATTAGCTAACAGCAGAATAGATACCTTCCCAATTCCCATGTAGAGTGGCGAACAATATTATATAATAGAAGCATGCACAAACTTTGATTTCTTCAAAAGTTTAAGCCAACAGATTTCATTAGTAATCTACGTTAAGCAGCCTATGATCATGACTATGTGCAGACTAGTGTAAGGTTTTCCATCCCTGCCTTACTGTGGGTTTTGCTGCTAATCTGCAAAATTTGAATATATATTGTTATTCACAAGCCTAAGATATGAAAGCAGAGTTAAAAATATTACTTGTTTAAGAAATAAATTTAATGGGAGAAAAAGAACTGTTTTTAATGCGACGATTCATGGCGTTGCTCGAGTCAGATACCTACAAGGGTAATACATAGACTTGGTTGACTATGATCCTCAAATATAGAATATTGTTCTCATCAGGAGCGGATCCACCTTGCGACCtacgggttcacgtgaacccaatAGCTTTTGTCCAAATAGTATAAATGCGTTcgaaaaattcactaaatatctACAAATGTTTAAATGTGAACCCAGTTATTATTGAAAATTTACTCGAGGTCATTGCAGGAACCCATAAACATTAAATCATGGATCCGCCTCTGTTGACCGGCGCTATCCTTAAGGCCCTGTTTAGttccttctttccttttagaATAAAAAGTCGAATTCTTTGTCGGTCAATCAACAGCGATACCTATGCAGCATCTCATTAGGTTCAAGTTACACCTGGCAATTGTCGATTGGTACAAGATTATTGATGTTATACCTTAACTAAACAAGTGTATTTGGTTAAAGTTTGATAAATGTTCGTTGTGACTTGTACCCAAATTAACTGAGGTTTTGCATGGCATTGTGTAGATATGTCGTGTTTTTTTTTTCGATTAGTGATTTGCCATGGTTAAGTAAAAAATTTGGCAGAACCGATTGGGAATATTTCTGAAACAGTCAAGTTGGTAATCAGTGTGAGCTGTTATCTTTTCCATGAAGTTAATTGCACTTCTTTTATAGCACTCCATAGACAAGAAGGACAATTTTGTGCCGTGGTTTTTTCTTTGAGAGTGAATCAAATTGTTGAAAGGCAAAATTTAAGATCATAGGCAGCATGATAAAGATAAGTTAAAATTATGGGCAGCCTGAAAAAACTAATAGTGTTACCTTTTGGTTGATGTAATAGAGGTAATATAGTTTGTTCTTTTTCTCTAGGTATTTTCATGCCAGTCTAGAAGCACTGGCTTGGAAAAAAGAACCCGAAGCTTTGGGTTTAAAGATACAGAAGAAAGGGAAGTTCAAGAAAAGGACAAAGGATTCCTCACCACCTGTTGAAGCTCCTTATGTGCCTCCCAAACTAAAAAGAGTTGCTAACTCCTCCTTATCAGATAGAACTGTAGAGATATTTGAAGGCATGACAATTATTGAGCTGGCCAAGCGTTGTGGAGAGTCGATATCTGTCTTGCAGGATATCCTTATAAATGTAGGGGAGAAAGTTGACTCGGAATATGATCCTCTCGGCATCGACATTGCCGAGCTCGTTGCGATggtaaaaccttttttttttggttgaatcTAACTCTTGCTTTCCAATTTGATTAAAGTGTCTGAGCTTCTAAGCATAAATGTTTACTTGTTTCCTTTGCAGGAAGTTGGGGTAAATGTTAGGAGGCTGCATTCAAACGAAGGTGCTGAAGTCCTGCCACGTCCACCAGTGGTTACAGTGATGGGTCATGTTGACCACGGTAAAACATCCCTTTTAGACGCTCTACGTCTGACATCTGTGGCTGCTAAGGAAGCTGGAGGCATAACTCAGCATTTGGGTGCGTTTGTTGTTGGAATGCCTTCTGGGGCATCAATCACGTTCCTTGACACTCCTGGTCACGCAGCATTTAGTGCTATGCGACAAAGAGGTGCAGCAGTCACTGACATTGTTGTCTTGGTAGTGGCTGCTGATGACGGCGTTATGCCACAAACGCTGGAAGCAATGTCCCATGCAAAAGCAGCTGATGTTCCCATTGTTGTTGCCGTCAATAAATGTGACAAACCGGCAGCAAATCCTGAAAGAGTGAAGATCCAGCTCGCAACAGAAGGGTTGGCTCTCGAGGAGATGGGTGGAGATATTCAGGTTGTTGAAGTCTCTGCTGTAACTAAAATCGGGTTGGATAAGCTGGAGGAGGCGTTGCTTCTCCAAGCTGAGTTAATGGATCTGAAGTCACGTGTAGATGGACCGGCCCAAGCTTATGTGGTCGAAGCAAGGGTCGATAGGGGACGGGGTCCATTGGCTACTGCAATAGTGAAAGCTGGAACCCTTGTCTGTGGTCAGCATGTTGTCGTAGGTACCGAGTGGGGAAAGATCAGGGCTATTAGGGATATGCTAGGAAAATCAACCGATAGGGCTAGACCGGCTATGCCTGTGGAGATCGAAGGACTCAAGGGGCTTCCGATGGCCGGTGACGACATTACCGTCGTCCACTCTGAGGAAAGGGCAAGGATGCTTAGTGAAGGGAGgaaaaagaaatttgaaaaagatAGACTTAGGAAGATGCAAGAGGAAAAATCAGGAGCTTTAATAGCAGAAGCTAATTCAGAagatgaagaaggagaagagaagCCAAAGAGGGTTGAAATGACAATGATAGTAAAAGCAGATGTTCAAGGAACTGTCCAAGCCGTCACAGATGCATTGAAGAGTTTGGATAGTCCTCAGGTGAGACAAGTACTGTTTTTATATATTTGATCAACTCTGTTTTAATGTAAACCGGCACTGGTTCATGCTCTTTAGAGAAACTTCAGTTTCAAAATTGTGAAAATTTCCTTTTAATAGGTGTTCGTGAACATTGTCCATGGAGGAGTGGGGCCTATTTCTGAGTCTGATGTGGATCTAGCACAAGCTTGTGGGGCATTTATCGTTGGATTCAACATACGAAATCCACCCAGTTCAATAAATCAAGCAGCAACTCAAGCTGGCGTCAAGGTAATTATTCTGGTTTATACAAAATGTAGTCATCATGTCTCATTTGAATGCTGCAAACATGGGAATATTCTGAATGCTCCTGTTACATGCtggaatttaatttaaaagttTTATAAGAGTAAAATAAAACGGAAATGGTTCCTTGTTTCTGGTGAGAGGTAGaggtatcccgtggaattagtcggGCGCGTAAGCTGGCCCAGACAATGCGGTtatccaaaaaaacaaaaaaaaaggaatggtccccttactttattaaaaaaataaaatggaaaTGGCATTTTAAGCTCACAGTAATTGTGATTGGTTGCAGATAAAACTCCATCGTGTGATCTATCATCTTTTAGAGGATATTGGCAATTCTATTGTTGAAA includes the following:
- the LOC107810887 gene encoding uncharacterized protein LOC107810887 isoform X1, yielding MAWRVAGKKGTLISLTKELAVRSRHAPASVSKTDLEKAQRKIPLLFGQLQGCFPNAAQWKSNYGSLLMCRSSIRYFHASLEALAWKKEPEALGLKIQKKGKFKKRTKDSSPPVEAPYVPPKLKRVANSSLSDRTVEIFEGMTIIELAKRCGESISVLQDILINVGEKVDSEYDPLGIDIAELVAMEVGVNVRRLHSNEGAEVLPRPPVVTVMGHVDHGKTSLLDALRLTSVAAKEAGGITQHLGAFVVGMPSGASITFLDTPGHAAFSAMRQRGAAVTDIVVLVVAADDGVMPQTLEAMSHAKAADVPIVVAVNKCDKPAANPERVKIQLATEGLALEEMGGDIQVVEVSAVTKIGLDKLEEALLLQAELMDLKSRVDGPAQAYVVEARVDRGRGPLATAIVKAGTLVCGQHVVVGTEWGKIRAIRDMLGKSTDRARPAMPVEIEGLKGLPMAGDDITVVHSEERARMLSEGRKKKFEKDRLRKMQEEKSGALIAEANSEDEEGEEKPKRVEMTMIVKADVQGTVQAVTDALKSLDSPQVFVNIVHGGVGPISESDVDLAQACGAFIVGFNIRNPPSSINQAATQAGVKIKLHRVIYHLLEDIGNSIVEKAPGTFETQVAGEAQVLSIFEIKGRSKARGEDVKIAGCRVMDGRLTKSSTMRLLRSGEVVFEGCCASLKREKQDVEAVGKGNECGLVIQNWVDFKVGDVIQCLEQVNRKPKFISSQSGAVRIEC
- the LOC107810887 gene encoding uncharacterized protein LOC107810887 isoform X2 yields the protein MTIIELAKRCGESISVLQDILINVGEKVDSEYDPLGIDIAELVAMEVGVNVRRLHSNEGAEVLPRPPVVTVMGHVDHGKTSLLDALRLTSVAAKEAGGITQHLGAFVVGMPSGASITFLDTPGHAAFSAMRQRGAAVTDIVVLVVAADDGVMPQTLEAMSHAKAADVPIVVAVNKCDKPAANPERVKIQLATEGLALEEMGGDIQVVEVSAVTKIGLDKLEEALLLQAELMDLKSRVDGPAQAYVVEARVDRGRGPLATAIVKAGTLVCGQHVVVGTEWGKIRAIRDMLGKSTDRARPAMPVEIEGLKGLPMAGDDITVVHSEERARMLSEGRKKKFEKDRLRKMQEEKSGALIAEANSEDEEGEEKPKRVEMTMIVKADVQGTVQAVTDALKSLDSPQVFVNIVHGGVGPISESDVDLAQACGAFIVGFNIRNPPSSINQAATQAGVKIKLHRVIYHLLEDIGNSIVEKAPGTFETQVAGEAQVLSIFEIKGRSKARGEDVKIAGCRVMDGRLTKSSTMRLLRSGEVVFEGCCASLKREKQDVEAVGKGNECGLVIQNWVDFKVGDVIQCLEQVNRKPKFISSQSGAVRIEC